The Equus asinus isolate D_3611 breed Donkey chromosome 15, EquAss-T2T_v2, whole genome shotgun sequence genome includes a window with the following:
- the KCNK15 gene encoding potassium channel subfamily K member 15 encodes MREPSVRAAALVLCILSYLLVGAAVFDALESEAESGRQRLLARKRGELRRKYGFSAEDDHELERLALQAEPHRAGRRWKFAGSFYFAITVITTIGYGHAAPGTDSGKVFCMFYALLGIPLTLVTFQSLGERLNALVRRLLLAAKRCLGLRRPRVSTENMVVAGLLVCAATLALGAAAFAHFEGWTFFHAYYYCFITLTTIGFGDFVALQRDEALQRKPPYVAFSFLYILLGLTVIGAFLNLVVLRFLAASTGALERAARHAGPLRLGAPESRGRCPARRPARPGGPASVSHRVHQLEVWARDNLGFSPPASPRAVGGGRAGGPLARRKSI; translated from the exons ATGCGGGAGCCGAGCGTGCGCGCGGCGGCGCTCGTGCTGTGCATCCTGTCCTACCTGCTGGTGGGCGCCGCCGTCTTCGACGCGCTCGAGTCCGAGGCGGAGAGCGGCCGGCAGCGGCTGCTGGCCCGGAAGCGCGGCGAGCTGCGGCGCAAGTACGGCTTCTCGGCCGAGGACGACCACGAGCTGGAGCGCCTGGCGCTGCAGGCCGAGCCGCACCGCGCTGGGCGCCGGTGGAAGTTCGCCGGCTCCTTCTACTTCGCCATCACCGTCATCACCACCATCG GGTACGGCCATGCCGCGCCAGGCACGGACTCAGGCAAGGTCTTCTGCATGTTCTATGCGCTCCTGGGCATCCCCCTGACGCTGGTCACCTTCCAGAGCCTGGGCGAGCGGCTGAACGCGCTGGTGCGGCGCCTCCTGCTGGCGGCCAAGCGCTGCCTGGGCCTGCGGCGGCCGCGCGTGTCCACCGAGAACATGGTGGTGGCCGGGCTGCTGGTGTGTGCGGCCACCCTGGCCCTCGGGGCCGCCGCCTTCGCGCACTTCGAGGGCTGGACCTTCTTCCACGCCTACTACTACTGCTTCATCACCCTCACCACCATCGGTTTTGGCGACTTCGTGGCGCTGCAAAGGGACGAGGCGCTGCAGAGGAAGCCGCCCTACGTGGCTTTCAGCTTCCTCTACATCCTCTTGGGGCTCACGGTCATCGGCGCCTTCCTCAACCTTGTGGTCCTGCGCTTCCTCGCCGCCAGCACCGGCGCGCTCGAGCGCGCTGCCCGCCACGCCGGCCCGCTCCGCCTGGGGGCGCCCGAGAGCCGCGGCCGCTGCCCGgcccgccgccccgcccgccccgggGGCCCCGCCTCCGTCTCCCACCGCGTCCACCAGCTGGAGGTGTGGGCCCGCGACAATCTGGGCTTCTCGCCCCCCGCGAGCCCGAGGGCTGTGGGCGGCGGCAGGGCAGGCGGGCCTCTGGCCCGGCGGAAGTCCATCTGA